ctatatatgaattattgaattactaattgtggactgctaactgtggactgccaacattggacaattaaaatgaattaaaattttgattataacatatgaaactaaacatttcttcaagttttccacttgagttcatcttaaacctcatttgtatcttgacgattacaatctgcgttcaaacttttcattattcttgaaaacacctcaatcgaaaggatgaaccaaccgcacttcatctacggaagaaaagattgatgcatatagttatgcacctgaaaaactctcggaacctgagtaaacgtttgacacgtatctgtgctaactcctttgacgttgttataatcgaaaataacttttcaatcccttttcaaaatagccaatgttgtcacagcttcagcaaatcaattttgacttttcattcggatttgccttattataaccttgatatatacgtttgccttttcgtcatcgttacaggggaaccttttataccccatcacattagcagtaaacttaccagcaacttcattacttattggcttaagtctctccgaagaaccattatatttgttcgttaaaacctattcatatactcatccacatattataacgagaattaccacatcaattaccgggaattagcaatcagtatttagaaatcttgcagcatgtctacatcaacagttatatgtatacatataacctttatctcttagaataatgaccttctattctgaaattctgaaaagcacccagtctgcgaatcaatactctgaattttgaaaagttgaatgaagcaacaaaaactgtaaacaaccttaacagccaaaagtttgatgacaaataattgtatgttggcaaggctcagaaatgttggaactgaaaaacggattgagcaaaccatgaaggaggctgtggacaaatcacaaagactaaacctgccttcaaagaatccaaataattcagtatctgctgaagtcattaatgaataacttgctcctgactctacacttttacggacaaaacttcatcatcatccatcgatattagaaattctaagatatcatcgtatctatcattataaatatcttcgatattctgaagatattttcataactatccttatctgaaatcatttatctcttcgcgatattactgatacatcagaaaggaaactgtttcagtttctaaattctgaaaaattcaaatttaaaatatgaatgtttttgaagtagtgttgggaactgaagcatgagttagtataatataatgacacttgatcaacgtaattatattacagtaagtcatgctgagttcctaatgaaacatgatgattcacagactataacgtcatcgtgttccatgttacacaactcatacattctatctaatctataaacatataaagaacatattttcttgatagttctatcttttctcttgaattctggtaatttaaccaatcaagatcgtgctattacaatctctctcttagaacattagccatgttcattcaaaaactccatacttacgaattctggaccattattcgcatgacttaaagtcgggaagagaaaacaaaaaggatggaactccaaaatataaagggaacgaagggagtggatttatattgACATATCCGACAAGGCAATCGAgaaagattatcgcatttaactaaagaagatcataatttccttaattaccaaagaaccaaatcttattacgaagattttctctaaatcccttgaattccgaaattcaaccctgactacgtcaaaacctaagacgaatctttacttctttatttcgctcttttatgataacttcactcgtactcttcgagtaatcaaattattttctccatattacttgatgatgataaaactctaattttcagctcgtatgcgtcatgaaaacatacttattgtcagccatgaccatcccaaccaaatttcgagacgaaatttctttaacgggtaggtactgtgacgacccggaaatttccgaccaaatttaaacttaattttagatggtttcaacaagataagcaaagtctattaaactgagtctcaaaattttgaactgtttcatatatgcatttgactttcgaccgtcctcgacgattcacgaacaattaattgtaaatagatatgtgtgtatgtatatataaataataattcaaaatataatttggagtattatatgttgttgttattaaaaattaataaaataaaaataggatattataataattattatttaaaatatatctctatatataaataaagtatattaaaaataatattaaatgattgtaatactcgtttaatgttccgattgatattaaacaagttaaattcaaacttatgtaattttaaaataaacggtgatacgaaaatgagttctataaattttaggcttagtaaaaatgtatttaggaactatttgttaagttttaacactttttatattttacccataaatgagagggacagttgatgtaatttttatttactaaattaatgatcgaattttataccataatgaccaaaataaataaataaagttaatttaaaaatatgggatttttctgaatatttttatccgccactgatttcgcatgatacacagtccgtgaaaactgtaggCACAATATTACAAAGAGTGTGGCTGCTTCACTGGTGGCACGTTTAAGTCATATTATGATTACTTTATATTGATTACTGTTTGTGGATTGTAACTaccttatctattatatatatatatatatatatatatatatatatatatatatatatatatatatatatatatatatatatatatatatgcactaaATGATTACAGTCACCACCACTActacttttatttttcttttcttgtttATTGGCTTGCTTTCTCGGGTTAAAGAATAAACCATGGGTGATTATTATAAAAATCATCATCAATATGTAAGTTTAGTTCTTCTTTCTTCAATTTTTAACTAGTCCTTGATTTACTTTTAGTTCTTCAATTCAGCTTAATACTTTTAGTTTCTAAATAACCTTCATGAAATTTCATCTAAGTAAGTTACGGCTTCTAACTCGTTTGAAACTCATGTGATTTACATAGTTAAAGCCAAATGAAAACCTCACCTTAACTCTATGATCAAGGCACAAAAGATTGGACCATCACTTTCTAACTTGATGAACACAACTCACCAAACATTTCTTATGTAAATCTTTCTCTTCTCTCTTAGTATTTGAAGTCCCCTGCCACCTTTATTTCTGTCAAACTCCACCACCACTCAACCATCATCATTGAACCATTCCTTTTGCTTGCTGTTTTTGATCGAACAAGACCCAATAACCAACACCATAAACCACTTAAACCGCCATGTGCTACATACCTGATATTCGACTTCTGTGAATTTAAGATCACAATAAAACCCTATTATTGTTGGTTGAACGAAAGCAAACCAAAAATATTACCTTCAAATCTTGTCAGCTACTGGCTATTTCGTATTGTTTTGTTGTTACAACCACTCACCACTATTGGACACACACCCACGAACCAGTCTGCTTCGTGTTTTTCTCTTCTTATATTCTTACGAAAACCATCGATGACCATCACTTTCATAAACTATCACTAATAAAAGCATCGCTAATTGCTTGCTACTGATCGATTATTGTTGATATTAGGAGTTATTACTGCCCGTCTTTCATTCCTACTTCATGTGTTATCTAAACTCGCTTCCATCTTTGTTGTCGATCTACAACACAAAACAAACCCATTTGTGATTTTAATATTGCTCAACCGCTATTACTATTCAAAACTTGAAGATAACCACCTTCGATCACCTGTGCTCGAAGGTTTGTAGCTGCTGCTCATCTTCTATTTTGTCACACAATCGAGAACGACAACCAACTATAACTAATGTTAATGTTTTCTGTTCGGTTACAATCCAAACAAACAACTCGTTTGTTGCTACTTATGTTTTTTTTATTTCCTGTTCACACCGTTAACATCAAACTACAGCCGctatattcattttttttttctgtttgagAGCTTCTGCTGCTACTCTGTTTTGTTTGAATCTGATCGAACAATACAGAAATTAAAAACTCAATTTGTGTTACATCTTGGGCTCCGTATTTAATTTTTTGTGGACTTCAACTTTGGGCTTCCGGTACTTAATATAATAGACTAAGCTGATGGACTGCCATGTTTTTTTGTTGGGCCTCATGATCTTTTGGGTTTCTAATTGGGTGAGATGGgtctgtgaatttaaaaaaaataatgaaagaaacagacacactagttatatatttatttacgggATTTAAATCAGAAAGGGAAGAGCAACATGATGGTTAGGGGGTGttgggtttaaccgagaggtctcgggttcgagcccgggcgatggCAAATTTTTTTTAAAGGAGGCTTATTTTAAAGGAAGtcattgtattatttttattacttttattattattattataattattattattactgttattattattaattattaacattattaggaaaataagtattaacattatcattattattaattaaaatttccATTTTATTAAATTTACAGTATTAGTAAAAATTAgcatctttatcattattaatattattatcataattagtattattattaatcattattattattaggtattattatcaacattactgtttattataaaaataaaataacttattattgaTATTACCAATATCAAGATttctatatattattatcattatttttactatcaatactagtatatattattattattattattattattattattattaaatcaatattttcaaaaccatcatactaacaaataaatattttgtacattaaatatatttatcacataagtatactaatattatacataaaattatgttttaactaatacaatattataacgttaattgaattatatatcaaataagtattataacatattataagtatcaataaaatatatataagaatatgaatcttaatacataacaaaataaatataaagttgttcgatttcaactatgtgtgttaatatatatataaatgatataggttcgtgaatccgaagccaaccctgcatcgtttagtttcgtcgtatgaatatttttactacaaaatattggatagtgagtttcatttgctctctttttaaatgcttttgcaatatatatttttgggactgagaatacatgcgctgctttcataaatgtttaacgaaatagacacaagtaatcgaaactacattatatggttggattatcgaatcgaatatcaccatttttagtctagtaatctaagaattagggaacagaaccctaattgacgcgaatcctaaagatagatctattgggcctaacaaaccccatccgggttacggatgctttagtacttcgattttatcatgttcgatgagagtcccagaatgatggggatattctagacgcgttttgttaatgtcgattaccaggtgttcaccatatgaataatttttagctctatgcagtttgtgcgaaatgcctgatatgagatgatgtttatgaaaaatgaaaatagaaatcttgtggtctattatattattggaaatgattgtttatgataaactaatgaactcaccaacccttttggttgacactttaaagcatgtttattctcaggtatgaaagaaatcttccgcggtgcatttgctcattttagagatattacttggagtcattcatgacatatttcaaaagacgttgcattcaagtcatcgagttcatcaagattattactaagtcaattatagttggatatattatgaaatggtatgcatgccgtcaactttcgatgtaatgaaagtttgtcttttaaaaacgaatgcaatgtttgtaaaatgtatcatatagaggtcaagtacctcgcgatgtaaccaaatgtaatgtattcgtccagatggattaggacgggtcgttatatatatatatatatatatatatatatatatatatatatatatatatatatatatatatatatatatatatatataaagtttatgcAATGTACCTTCATTAGAACCATAACAAAAAAATAAACAGAACTCGACAGCCGCAACGTGCGGCCTGATACATCTCTAGTTATATAACCAAATGGAATCCTCATCAAAATATGCAAAACCAAGTAACACATAACCATGAAAAACTTAGGAGCTCAACTAATAACGAAGTCTAACATGTGCTCACAACAACAAACTGAACCAAACTAAAAATGACAAAGTATACAACCAACTAACACACAAGAAAAACAATAAATCAAGGACGATGACCGGTCAAACAAGCAATGTGAGAATTGAAACTATCTACGATGCACGAACATCCATCAAAACCAACTGGGCACATTTATTTTCAAAAAGTATGTACAAATAAATAATCCTGACAGCTTGAAGCTTGTTGCAAATTATAGTTTGAAGCTTTTTCTCCTTTCTTTTTTACACTGACTTGAATATCTTGTTGCAAATTATAGTATGAAGCTTTTTCTCCTTTCTTTTTTCACCATCCTGCACCACCAAACACAATTTGTTTTGTAGCCTTTCACTGATTTTTGGTTATCTCCGGTCATCGGCATCTCGCCGGTGACCGTAGGGTTctcctttattttttattttttctgtctCCTCAGATCTATCTTTCCTGTCTCTCTTCTTGGGCTTTCGAGTATTCGGTGAACTTCCAACGAGCTTTTTCGGTGACAGGCGGCGAAAGCACTTGTGCTTTCTGTTTTTCGGCGTTGTCTCTTGGTAAGTCTTACTGTGTCGTTCGTTTTTCCTTGGAGAGCGACTTGTTTCACTAAGTTGACGGTTTCTTATTTTTCGGCTGTGGTTTTTCACCGGAGGGTCTGCCGGAGTTGTTTGTTGTCGTTCTGTTGACCAGCCATTTTTCGGTAGCTTGAAGGTGGCTATTGGCAATGTTTGATTATTTTTCCGGTCGGTACCTTTTAGCCAGATTGTCACTGGTTTGTTAGCGGTCAGATTTGTTTTCCGGTTGTTGGTCCAGTAATTTTCCGAAGGGTACCCAGTTGTTAATTTTATCTTTTCTTTTTGATAGTGTAACTGGTTATGTAAGTTTCCGTTAGTTATAGATTTGGTTTTACTTTGTTTACTAGATTAAAAAATGGGTTTGTTCACCATATTAGTGAGCCGTTTGGTTTGCTTAGTTTAGTTGGATTAGGACTCGTTGTTGGATTCTTTTGTGACGGTTGTACTAGTTGATCTTCGAATTCGTTCGAATGTTATCGTTGTTttgcaaaaagaaaaaaaaaaaaaaaatcccgaCAGCCAAATTTAAATAAAAGAAatcagtaatgataaaaataaaaataatacagtTTTTACACCCCCGTATGGGCCCTTAtatttctctctctaaaaaaaTCCGTTTATTTCTCTCTCTTTTTAATCGCTCGTTGGTTTGCATATCTGTCTTTCCCCAATTTATTATcgatcatctgaagaaaatataaaaacaaaccCTAAATCAAGAAAACTACCCACCCACTCAAAAGTGACAACACAATACAGGTAATCCTTCAATTccggtcactttttatttattatttctattattacttATATTTATGTTAATTCAATTACCTTTTTGAATTTAATTCCTCCATTAATCTGATTCGAAAGGAACCCCTTTTTCAATTTAATTCTTCATAATCTTTAATTACCAGATCGTCTTCAAGATCGAACCTTTTTGATTAATCCTGAATTGGGTTTCCACCGTTTTGATTCCTCTAATTTGTATTTTGTTCGTacttcaattttttttattataatttaatataatcAATTTCAATCGTCGGTGTCAAAATCATTCATTTTCTTGTCTTCTGGTTGTGAGTGTATATATCAAAGAATTGTAATGGAATCCCGCCCTCGTATTCGTGGTTTAGTGGTAATAATTTATACGTTTGTTGTTTGAATTTTGGTTTTTGTGATTGAGATCTCTGATATAAAACTTATATACATCgatataatagataatagatatatagatatatagccgTGTTTATACGGATATATATATACCGTCTGATGTTTGTTGTTAAGCcctaattgttgatgaaaatgattcATGTCATATTTTGGATCTTTTGGATGCAAAATGTTAGTGTTCTTTTTGGTGTTGATTATCCAATATATAATGATAAAATTTTATTGCATTTGGACTTAGCCTCATAGATAGAAATTTAGTTTATGTTGATGTTGTGGTGTGATTAAATATATTGTCTCCTTACGTGTATATTTATGTTATTATCAAGGATGAAGTATGAAGTACTATAATATCTTGTTTAATATGAAGTGCAATATAAATAGGTTTAAGTGAAGTTACTTATATGCATTCAAGTTTAGGCTTAGTTGGTTAACACCTGTGTATTGATATATGTTCTGATgggatttggattttgatttataatATGATGATGTATATGTTGATATGTTTTAAATTGTATATGATTGTGTAGGGACACGTGCCACCTGGATATTTTAGACGTTTGGGGAAACCGAGGGCTCAAGACGATTTAATTTTGAGCAAAAGAGATAGGATGCGGAGGTGGTTGTGTTGTACTTGTCAAGTTGAAGAATCTTACCCCGCAAACGAAAATGGCTTTGCTAAAAGCCATAGTGATCACGGTGATggtaagttttattagatttcattttcataataataattacatgaAAATTGCAATTTTTTTGTTCAAGTTAGCGTTTTCAGATTTTGATGTTTATATCGATGTAGTGGTATGATTAGTTAGCATAGAAGATTAATGTTATGACTATAAAAGGTAACATGGAGAATAATGAATGTTTAGGAACCTTGAACTTTTGTtagttattatctaattattaaggAGTCAAGTTTTCAGTCAGATACTAATTGTAACAAGATTGATTATTGTAGGGTAGAGTAAAATTAGTTATATGCTATTGGTTTAACAATTATATGATTAAATAATCAGAATTTGCTTGACACTCGCAACGATAATAAATGATCATGATAATGTTTTAGTTGTGATATATAAATGATCATTCCATTGGTTTAACGATTATatgattaaaatgattaataatttgtgatttttcaaaaaaaaaaaaaaaactctgttCATGCTGTATTAATATGGTTATGGTTACTATGTCTTTTGGGCTGTTTTATTTGACACTACTTGTTTTAACTACCTAGTGTTTTTAATGCATCTATCGACACGTAATGTAGGGCCACAAAAGGACAAAATACCGCCACCTGTCAAATTTGATGCTCAAAAAGCGGTGCCGACGATAGAAGTGCCTGCACTTTCACTCGACGAACTGAAAGAAAAAACTGAGAATTTTGGATCAAAGGCGTTGATCGGTGAAGGTTCATATGGAAGAGTTTATTTTGCAAACTTAAATAATGGAAAAAGTGTGGCTGTTAAGAAACTTGATGTTTCCACCGAGGCTGAATCAAATAATGAATTTTTGACTCAGGTTAGTCAAAGTTTTCTGTATATGAAGGAAAAACATTAACCTGTTTTATGCTTACAAATATATGATTTATGATCACAAATtctgtaatattaaaatattactCTAGTTTTATCTATGTGTTGTTGCATAACCATTTAGGAGGATATATGCAATCAAAATCACACTTTGGTTCACTTTCAACCCGTTTTTTGATCCATTTGAACCGTTACCTTTGATCAGCGTAATATATAACAGAAATCTTTGACCCGTTTATAGACAAATCGTTAAAAATGCTACCTTTATTCTCTATAAATATTGAATTACATGTGTTTTTTTCTTATTCAAGGTTGCAATGGTCTCAACGCTAAAGCACGAAAATCTTGTCGAGCTGTGCGGTTACTGTGTCGATGGAAGTACCCGTGTCCTGGCTTATGAGTTCGCAACGATGGGATCTCTACACGACATATTGCACGGTATGAGAACTTTTTTCtgcttattatttaaaaaaaaaaaaattaaatttagtTTGACTCAAGTGTTCGAATCTATATGTACAGGCAGGAAGGGTGTACAAGGAGCACAACCGGGGCCCGTGCTAGATTGGATGCAGCGAGTAAGGATTGCTGTTGATGCTGCAAAGGGACTCGATTATTTGCACGAGAAGGTCCAGCCGTCTATAATACACAGAGATATTAGGTCTAGCAATGTGCTACTATTTGAGGATTTAAGAGCCAAGATTGCGGACTTCAATCTTTCGAATCAGGCACCCGACATGGCTGCTCGCTTGCATTCGACTCGTGTTTTGGGAACTTTTGGCTATCATGCACCAGAGTAATGATTTTAAACCCTTCTCACATACATGTAGATAAATGCTTAAATTTGAGGGAAAATTACTTGATTAAGTAACTTTAAAAAACTTATATGAAAGTTAACATCCAAGTATATTTTCTCAACATAATACCACCAATTTTGCAAAAGCTGCTGCAAAATGCCATCTGTGCATGATACACTATAAGACATCACAATCAAAATTCAATGTCAAACTTTTCGCAATCAGTCAACGCTTTGTGTAAAGGTGTAACTTTGAAAAGTCAAATTTGCATGAAAAATGTCAACTTTTTGCCAAAAAGAGGAACTTAACATTCAGTAAATGTTTGTAATTCAATCACTTTGTGCAATAAACCGAGGAATCTTTAAAATGTCAATTTTGCAAGAAAGCTAACTTTTGCCTAAAGGTAACTTAACAAA
The window above is part of the Rutidosis leptorrhynchoides isolate AG116_Rl617_1_P2 chromosome 1, CSIRO_AGI_Rlap_v1, whole genome shotgun sequence genome. Proteins encoded here:
- the LOC139868270 gene encoding PTI1-like tyrosine-protein kinase 1, with translation MRRWLCCTCQVEESYPANENGFAKSHSDHGDGPQKDKIPPPVKFDAQKAVPTIEVPALSLDELKEKTENFGSKALIGEGSYGRVYFANLNNGKSVAVKKLDVSTEAESNNEFLTQVAMVSTLKHENLVELCGYCVDGSTRVLAYEFATMGSLHDILHGRKGVQGAQPGPVLDWMQRVRIAVDAAKGLDYLHEKVQPSIIHRDIRSSNVLLFEDLRAKIADFNLSNQAPDMAARLHSTRVLGTFGYHAPEYAMTGQLTQKSDVYSFGVVLLELLTGRKPVDHTMPRGQQSLVTWATPRLSEDKVKQCVDPRLKGEYPPKAVAKLAAVAALCVQYEAEFRPNMSIVVKALQPLLRAPAPPAAAAPEV